CGGAATtatccttgtaaacctcttccGGACCCCCTCCAACGCCAGCAAATCTTCCCTTAATTacgggacccaaaactgctcagatTATTCCAAACacagcctgaccagagccttgtattGCCTCATTAGTACATCTCGGCTCTtgttttctagccctcttgaaatgattgTCAACATTGCTCTTGCCTTAACCGTCAACGGAACCTGCACATGAACCTGAAGAGAAACCTGAACTAAGACTCCCAGGTTCCTTTGcacttcaaatttccaaagtaGTTCCCCTTTTAGAACATAGTTTttatctctattcttcctaccaaggtgcataacctcacactttcccacattgtatttcatctgctacttcttgaccactctccttgcctgtccaaatccttctgcagcttccccacttcccaACAGTACTTGCCACTCTaattatctttgtgtcatctgcaaacttagcaacaacgccctcagttcatctgcccagattgttaatgtattaCATAGATAGTTGAGATTCCAACACTAACTTCAATGGAACTCCACAAGTCATTAGCTGCATCTTGAGAAAGACTGCTTTATCCTGTGACTCCTTTATCCTGACTCTGCtatctgccagtcagccaattctctatccatgccaatatcttGCTCCTAACACCTCTTATTTTACTTAGCAGTCTTCTGTAAGCCatgttgtcaaaggccttctggaaatcaaagtacatcacatccactggctctcctttgtctaacttgctcatttcctcctcaaagaattctaagagaTTTGTCAGCCATGACCTCCCATTGACGAAGCCATGCTTACTTAGTCTAATTTTACTGTGCACTTTGAAGTActcagcaatctcatccttaataatgggctctaaaatcttaccaacttCTAACcaacctatagtttcctgtcttctgtgtccctcccttcttaaacaggagtgttacTATTGTCCTTTTCTTGTCCCTGGTACACTCCctgacttcagtgattcctgaaatatcACTGCCAATGTCTTTATGATCTCCTCAGAAATTGTAAAGTGTCTAAGGTTTTAGAGTTTAGAACTCTGGAGTGTTGTCCATCTGGTCCAAATAATTTATTCACCTTTAGATCTTTCAGCTACCCCATCACCTTCTTTTtaatgatggccactacactgACCCCTGCTCTCTACCTCTCTcagaagttctggtatgctgctaatgtcttccactgtgaaaactgatgcaaagtatgcattcagttcctctgccatatCTTTGTTCCCATTACaaattctccagcctcattttccagtggttcaATGTCCATTCATGGCTTGCTTACCCTTcagatattttttttaaaaaatcttgcaaTCTCCTTTTGTGTTACTAGCTAGCTCATTCTGATCTCATCTTCTCACCACTTATTGCTCTTTTTGGTATTGTCAGCTGATTTTTAAAGGTTTCCCAGTCCTCAAGTCTACCCCTATAGATTCTATGCCTGCTGATCCTATATCACTTCTTGGTATTCATTTAATTTGATTTCTTTCTTAATAAGGCAATCTTATTAATATTAGATGGACAGAGCCTGTCCATCTGCCTGTTCCTTTGATAGAAAAGTGCAAAACAAAGACTGGCAACTCAGAAAGTTCTTATCATTGATATCATATAAAACAGgccataggagcaggagtaacaaagtgtggagcaggatgaacacagcaggccaagcagcaccttaggaccacaaaacctgacgtttcgagcctagacccttcatcaaaaaagggagatggggagagagttctgaaataagtagggagagagagggaggcggatcgaaaatgggtggaggagaagataggtggagaggagacagacaagtaaaggggcggggatggagcctgtggaggtgagtgtaggtggggaggtagagaggggataggtcagtcaggggagggcGGAcaccgcctcccacctcaagctgcatctccatttcctaccttctaacctcatcccacccccttgacctgtccgtcctccccggactgatctaacccctccctacctccccacctacactcacctccacaggctccatccccgcccctttaacttgtctgtctcctctccacctgtcttctcctccatccattttcgatccgcctccccctctctccctactcatttcagaatcctctcctcatcccccttttctgatgaagagtgtaggcttttatgctcctaagatgctgcttggcctgctgtgttcatccagctccacactttgttatcttggattctccagcatctgcagttcccattatctctaataggagcaggagtaggccagttgTCACTTCGAGCCTgttaccattcaatgtgatcacaaCTGATTActcaactcagtatcctgttcccactttttcccccataccttttgatccatTTACCTCTAAGAACTATAactaactcctttttgaaaacaatgTTTACATTCAACTGCTTTCCATGGCAGAGATTTCAAAGGTtcactactctttgggtgaagaagttcctcatctcagtcctaaatggcctaacaAGATCCTTAAACTGTGATCTATTGTTCTGGGTCCCCTGATCATTAGGAAAATCTTTCCTGTACTAATTCTGTGCagtcctgttagaactttataagTTTCTCGGAGATctcacctcattcttctcaactcacgtgaactgatccagtctcttttcatacatcagtcttgCCATCTCATCAAAAAAGATTCAACCCTTTTCCAGATATACACCTTACAGGCACACAATCACAGTGATGAATCATTATCTTTACTTGAAAAATTTTTACACAATTGTCAAGGTCACAGTGTTACCTTGCAGTGACTTTCTGCAGGTTCACTACTTGTGTTGTTGCACTAAATAGGCTTTAACTGTTGTTACTTAATGCTCAAAAGGTAATGATTATTGTTGAAGGAGCTACCTAAAGAAAATAATACTTACATATCTATGGGTCTTAAAGGCATCTAGTGGACCACTGGTGCACACTTTGTCTCCTTCTAGACCAATCACTCGTTTGCAAATATTCATTTTGGGATTACTGGGACTTTTAGCAATTACCACATCACCTCTGTGGACAAAATTCCAAGTGAGATTAAAGGAAATATATATGAACAGAAAAATTACATGATTTTACGTTTCTGATACTTGTAATTTCATGGCCACTTACGTTTCAATGCGATAAAACTGTCGACTGAGTTTCTCAGAGATAATTACATCATAGGTCTTAATTGTAGGCTCCATGGAAGGACCGGAACACTGCAAATGAAGGAAATTACATTGCTGACTTCTAAGCAAATAAATTGAACATACTTAAGCAAGCAGGTTGAAAAATCTTTCCTGGAGCCAACAACAAAAACATTGGTTCGGAAATTTCTGCTGTCTTTGGGATAATCGTATTCAAACTTCGAAAGTATTCTACTGAAATTTCAATTAAAGATGATTTTGATTGAAAGAACAAAGTTGCCGTTATTTTTCCTTTTCACTCTCAAACGACAAACATCCTATTTTTGATTTATTAGACACTAGATTGAGACACAATCTCattcaatcattttaaaaaatccaactgAGTTTGATAGGTTGATGCAGTAAATACGCTTTAGAACTAGAACTTCCAATCTAGAACCAGGCAACATAGTCACAGAAT
The sequence above is drawn from the Stegostoma tigrinum isolate sSteTig4 chromosome 17, sSteTig4.hap1, whole genome shotgun sequence genome and encodes:
- the immp1l gene encoding mitochondrial inner membrane protease subunit 1 isoform X2, translating into MEKPGPEFSRVLENKCSGPSMEPTIKTYDVIISEKLSRQFYRIETGDVVIAKSPSNPKMNICKRVIGLEGDKVCTSGPLDAFKTHRYVPKGHVWLEGDNLQNSTDSRNYGPIPYALIRGRACFKIWPLHEFGFLKESPNSTSS